In a single window of the Platichthys flesus chromosome 5, fPlaFle2.1, whole genome shotgun sequence genome:
- the armh3 gene encoding armadillo-like helical domain-containing protein 3 codes for MSQVEKKAGLLRRSSSSKKPLKEKVVLMYDEIFAKEDPAKNNPRFWDELFLMKVNLEYLETKLESVDGEEVQRIQDNINSLFHHCVQALGEEHQIKVVNALQTLCALFRGVHQKNKSTSGFDIINMLMGFDKAEQRMKDLMERLDSLLCGDGSESLKSLCLKLLLCLVTVTDNISQNTILEYVMINSIFEAILQILSDVSSRGQHGYDAVVLLALLVNYRKYESVNPYIVKLSIVDDEPTLDGMGMVVHHALTEYNRQYKDKEEEHQGGFFSTLTSMVGSMFIADADEKLSVQTNEAILLALYEAVHLNRNFITVLAQSHPEIDIPTTPTTPTPMTPTSPLGTAPPSLDMMNNPELPLDPNLGTSNLLITFLKYASIVMQDTKDEHRLNSARLCLIILTCIAEDQYADAFLHDDNMNFRVNLHRMPMRHRKKPVDKNMPSRPLVCAVLDLMVEFIVTHMMKEFPMDLYLRCVQIIHKLLCYQKKCRIRLHYTWRELWSALINLLKFLLSNETTLLGKHNIFHLALLVVNLFNMFITYGDTFLPTSNSYDELYYEIVRMHQVFDNLYCMVLRVSTNTGQWKEPASKVTHALVNVRAIVNHFNPKIESYAAVNHISQLSEEQVLEVVKTNYDTLTLKLQDGLDQFERYSEQPKEAAFFKELVRSISLNVRKNVSLNTMSQDVLLKEFSTIS; via the exons ATGTCTCAGGTGGAGAAGAAGGCCGGGTTGCTGAGAAGGTCGTCGTCCTCTAAAAAACCCTTGAAAGAGAAGGTGGTGCTGATGTATGATGAGATTTTTGCT AAAGAGGATCCAGCCAAAAACAACCCTCGCTTCTGGGATGAGCTGTTTCTTATGAAg GTGAACCTTGAGTACCTTGAGACCAAGTTAGAGAGTGTCGATGGGGAAGAGGTTCAGCGAATTCAAGACAACATCAACTCCCTGTTCCACCACTGTGTTCAGGCTCTGGGTGAGGAGCACCAGATCAAAGTGGTCAACGCCCTGCAG ACTCTGTGTGCACTTTTCCGAGGGGTTCATCAGAAGAACAAATCGACATCTGGCTTTGATATCATCAACATGCTCATGGGGTTCGACAAGGCCGAGCAAAGGATGAAA GACCTGATGGAGAGACTGGACAGTCTTCTGTGTGGCGACGGCTCAGAGAGTCTCAAGAGCCTTTGTCTCAAACTGCTTCTGTGTCTGGTGACG GTAACAGACAATATCAGTCAGAACACCATACTGGAATATGTGATGATCAACAGCATCTTTGAAGCCATTCTACAA ATTTTGTCTGATGTCTCCAGTAGAGGGCAGCATGGTTATGATGCTGTTGTGCTGCTGGCCCTTCTGGTCAACTACAGGAAATATGAG TCTGTGAATCCATACATTGTGAAGCTGTCCATCGTTGATGATGAGCCAACACTGGAT GGAATGGGGATGGTTGTCCACCACGCTCTGACAGAATATAACAG GCAGTACAAAgataaggaggaggagcaccAGGGTGGCTTCTTCTCTACACTAACCAGTATG GTGGGCAGCATGTTTATAGCAGACGCCGATGAGAAACTCTCTGTGCA GACAAATGAGGCGATTCTGCTGGCACTGTATGAGGCCGTGCACCTTAACCGCAACTTCATCACCGTATTAGCTCAG aGCCATCCTGAGATTGACATCCCTACCACACCTACCACCCCTACTCCAATGACCCCGACAAGTCCACTCGGCACAGCGCCGCCCTCCCTAGACA TGATGAACAACCCAGAACTGCCCCTGGATCCCAACCTGGGGACCAGCAACCTCCTCATCACCTTCCTCAAGTATGCCTCCATTGTAATGCAGGACACTAAAG atgagCATAGACTCAACAGTGCCAGACTGTGCCTAATCATCCTCACCTGCATAGCAGAG GACCAGTATGCTGATGCCTTTCTTCATGATGACAATATGAACTTCAGAGTCAATCTCCACAGGATG CCCATGAGGCACAGAAAAAAACCAGTGGACAAGAACATGCCTTCCCGGCCGCTGGTGTGTGCTGTTCTAG ACCTTATGGTGGAGTTTATTGTCACTCATATGATGAAGGAATTCCCCATGGATTTATACTt GCGCTGTGTGCAGATCATCCACAAACTCCTGTGCTACCAGAAGAAATGCAGAATCCGATTACACTACACCTGGAGAGAGCTCTGGTCGG CTCTCATCAACCTGCTGAAGTTCCTGCTGTCAAATGAGACCACACTGCTGGGCAAGCACAACATCTTTCATCTGGCCTTACTG GTAGTGAACCTATTCAATATGTTCATAACGTACGGTGACACGTTCCTGCCCACCTCCAACAGCTACGACGAGCTGTACTATGAAATCGTCCGAATGCACCAGGTCTTCGACAACCTCTACTGTATGG TTTTGAGGGTATCAACCAACACAGGCCAGTGGAAAGAGCCAGCCAGCAAAGTCACGCACGCCCTTGTCAATGTTag GGCCATCGTCAACCATTTTAACCCCAAGATTGAGTCGTACGCTGCCGTGAACCACATCTCCCAGCTGTCAGAGGAACAG gtgctggaggtggtTAAGACCAACTATGACACACTAACCCTCAAACTGCAGGATGGTCTGGATCAATTTGAGAGATACTCGGAGCAGCCCAAAGAGGCGGCTTTCTTCAAGGAGTTG gTTCGCTCAATCAGTCTGAATGTGAGGAAGAATGTCTCCTTGAACACAATGAGTCAGGACGTCCTGCTCAAAGAGTTCTCCACCAtctcctga
- the ldb1b gene encoding LIM domain-binding protein 1b isoform X3, with protein MAMSEQLELGDGCSSKSFKLYSPKEPPNGSTFPPFHPGTMLDRDVGPTPMYPPTYLEPGMGRHTPYGNQTDYRIFELNKRLQNWTEECDNLWWDAFTTEFFEDDAMLTITFCLEDGPKRYTIGRTLIPRYFRSIFEGGATELYYVLKHPKESFHNNFVSLDCDQCTMVTQNGKPMFTQVCVEGRLYLEFMFDDMMRIKTWHFSIRQHRELIPRSILAMHAQDPQMLDQLSKNITRCGLSNSTLNYLRLCVILEPMQELMSRHKTYSLSPRDCLKTCLFQKWQRMVAPPAEPSRQAPNKRRKRKMSGGSTISGGGGTNNNNNNKKKSPGSGFPLSSQVPDVMVVGEPTLMGGEFGDEDERLITRLENTQFDAANGIDDEDSFNNSPALGSNSPWNNKAPSSQESKSDNPTSQASQ; from the exons GCTGTTCCTCCAAGTCATTCAAGCTGTACTCCCCCAAGGAGCCCCCCAACGGTAGCACTTTCCCCCCTTTCCACCCCGGCACCATGCTGGACAGAGACGTGGG TCCCACCCCAATGTATCCTCCCACATACCTGGAGCCAGGAATGGG GAGGCACACACCATATGGCAACCAGACAGACTACAGAATATTTGAACTTAACAAACGGCTACAGAACTGGACAGAG GAGTGTGATAACCTGTGGTGGGACGCATTTACTACAGAGTTCTTTGAAGATGACGCCATGTTGACCATTACTTTCTGTCTGGAGGATGGACCCAAACGTTACA CAATTGGCCGGACGTTGATTCCACGGTACTTCCGGAGTATATTTGAGGGCGGTGCCACTGAGCTCTACTACGTGCTGAAACATCCCAAGGAATCCTTCCACAACAACTTTGTCTCCCTCGACTGTGATCAGTGCACCATGGTCACTCAGAATGGAAAGCCCATGTTCACACAG GTGTGTGTAGAGGGCCGCTTGTAtctggagttcatgtttgaCGACATGATGAGGATAAAGACGTGGCACTTCAGCATCAGACAACACCGTGAACTCATCCCCCGCAGTATACTGGCCATGCAT GCCCAGGACCCACAGATGCTGGACCAGCTGTCCAAAAATATAACAAGATGTGGCCTGTCAAACTCCACCCTTAACTACCTCCGA CTGTGTGTGATCCTTGAGCCCATGCAGGAGCTGATGTCCAGACACAAGACATACAGTCTCAGCCCCAGAGACTGCCTCAAGACTTGCCTCTTCCAGAAGTGGCAGAGGATGGTAGCACCACCCG CCGAGCCATCGAGACAGGCCCCTAACAAACGGCGGAAGCGCAAGATGTCAGGGGGCAGCACCatcagcggaggaggaggaactaataacaacaacaacaacaaaaagaagagcCCTGGCAGTGGCTTCCCTCTTTCCAGCCAAGTCCCA GATGTGATGGTGGTGGGAGAACCCACTCTGATGGGAGGAGAGTTCGGGGATGAGGACGAGCGTCTGATCACGCGGCTGGAGAATACGCAGTTCGACGCGGCCAACGGCATCGACGACGAGGACAGCTTCAACAACTCCCCAGCGCTGGGCTCCAACTCGCCCTGGAACAACAAGGCCCCGTCCAGCCAGGAGAGCAAGAGCGACAACCCCACCTCACAGGCATCGCAGTAG
- the ldb1b gene encoding LIM domain-binding protein 1b isoform X2, which translates to MSVGGCACPGCSSKSFKLYSPKEPPNGSTFPPFHPGTMLDRDVGPTPMYPPTYLEPGMGRHTPYGNQTDYRIFELNKRLQNWTEECDNLWWDAFTTEFFEDDAMLTITFCLEDGPKRYTIGRTLIPRYFRSIFEGGATELYYVLKHPKESFHNNFVSLDCDQCTMVTQNGKPMFTQVCVEGRLYLEFMFDDMMRIKTWHFSIRQHRELIPRSILAMHAQDPQMLDQLSKNITRCGLSNSTLNYLRLCVILEPMQELMSRHKTYSLSPRDCLKTCLFQKWQRMVAPPAEPSRQAPNKRRKRKMSGGSTISGGGGTNNNNNNKKKSPGSGFPLSSQVPKLHNEDKGTDVMVVGEPTLMGGEFGDEDERLITRLENTQFDAANGIDDEDSFNNSPALGSNSPWNNKAPSSQESKSDNPTSQASQ; encoded by the exons GCTGTTCCTCCAAGTCATTCAAGCTGTACTCCCCCAAGGAGCCCCCCAACGGTAGCACTTTCCCCCCTTTCCACCCCGGCACCATGCTGGACAGAGACGTGGG TCCCACCCCAATGTATCCTCCCACATACCTGGAGCCAGGAATGGG GAGGCACACACCATATGGCAACCAGACAGACTACAGAATATTTGAACTTAACAAACGGCTACAGAACTGGACAGAG GAGTGTGATAACCTGTGGTGGGACGCATTTACTACAGAGTTCTTTGAAGATGACGCCATGTTGACCATTACTTTCTGTCTGGAGGATGGACCCAAACGTTACA CAATTGGCCGGACGTTGATTCCACGGTACTTCCGGAGTATATTTGAGGGCGGTGCCACTGAGCTCTACTACGTGCTGAAACATCCCAAGGAATCCTTCCACAACAACTTTGTCTCCCTCGACTGTGATCAGTGCACCATGGTCACTCAGAATGGAAAGCCCATGTTCACACAG GTGTGTGTAGAGGGCCGCTTGTAtctggagttcatgtttgaCGACATGATGAGGATAAAGACGTGGCACTTCAGCATCAGACAACACCGTGAACTCATCCCCCGCAGTATACTGGCCATGCAT GCCCAGGACCCACAGATGCTGGACCAGCTGTCCAAAAATATAACAAGATGTGGCCTGTCAAACTCCACCCTTAACTACCTCCGA CTGTGTGTGATCCTTGAGCCCATGCAGGAGCTGATGTCCAGACACAAGACATACAGTCTCAGCCCCAGAGACTGCCTCAAGACTTGCCTCTTCCAGAAGTGGCAGAGGATGGTAGCACCACCCG CCGAGCCATCGAGACAGGCCCCTAACAAACGGCGGAAGCGCAAGATGTCAGGGGGCAGCACCatcagcggaggaggaggaactaataacaacaacaacaacaaaaagaagagcCCTGGCAGTGGCTTCCCTCTTTCCAGCCAAGTCCCA AAACTACACAATGAAGACAAAGGCACA GATGTGATGGTGGTGGGAGAACCCACTCTGATGGGAGGAGAGTTCGGGGATGAGGACGAGCGTCTGATCACGCGGCTGGAGAATACGCAGTTCGACGCGGCCAACGGCATCGACGACGAGGACAGCTTCAACAACTCCCCAGCGCTGGGCTCCAACTCGCCCTGGAACAACAAGGCCCCGTCCAGCCAGGAGAGCAAGAGCGACAACCCCACCTCACAGGCATCGCAGTAG
- the ldb1b gene encoding LIM domain-binding protein 1b isoform X1: MAMSEQLELGDGCSSKSFKLYSPKEPPNGSTFPPFHPGTMLDRDVGPTPMYPPTYLEPGMGRHTPYGNQTDYRIFELNKRLQNWTEECDNLWWDAFTTEFFEDDAMLTITFCLEDGPKRYTIGRTLIPRYFRSIFEGGATELYYVLKHPKESFHNNFVSLDCDQCTMVTQNGKPMFTQVCVEGRLYLEFMFDDMMRIKTWHFSIRQHRELIPRSILAMHAQDPQMLDQLSKNITRCGLSNSTLNYLRLCVILEPMQELMSRHKTYSLSPRDCLKTCLFQKWQRMVAPPAEPSRQAPNKRRKRKMSGGSTISGGGGTNNNNNNKKKSPGSGFPLSSQVPKLHNEDKGTDVMVVGEPTLMGGEFGDEDERLITRLENTQFDAANGIDDEDSFNNSPALGSNSPWNNKAPSSQESKSDNPTSQASQ; this comes from the exons GCTGTTCCTCCAAGTCATTCAAGCTGTACTCCCCCAAGGAGCCCCCCAACGGTAGCACTTTCCCCCCTTTCCACCCCGGCACCATGCTGGACAGAGACGTGGG TCCCACCCCAATGTATCCTCCCACATACCTGGAGCCAGGAATGGG GAGGCACACACCATATGGCAACCAGACAGACTACAGAATATTTGAACTTAACAAACGGCTACAGAACTGGACAGAG GAGTGTGATAACCTGTGGTGGGACGCATTTACTACAGAGTTCTTTGAAGATGACGCCATGTTGACCATTACTTTCTGTCTGGAGGATGGACCCAAACGTTACA CAATTGGCCGGACGTTGATTCCACGGTACTTCCGGAGTATATTTGAGGGCGGTGCCACTGAGCTCTACTACGTGCTGAAACATCCCAAGGAATCCTTCCACAACAACTTTGTCTCCCTCGACTGTGATCAGTGCACCATGGTCACTCAGAATGGAAAGCCCATGTTCACACAG GTGTGTGTAGAGGGCCGCTTGTAtctggagttcatgtttgaCGACATGATGAGGATAAAGACGTGGCACTTCAGCATCAGACAACACCGTGAACTCATCCCCCGCAGTATACTGGCCATGCAT GCCCAGGACCCACAGATGCTGGACCAGCTGTCCAAAAATATAACAAGATGTGGCCTGTCAAACTCCACCCTTAACTACCTCCGA CTGTGTGTGATCCTTGAGCCCATGCAGGAGCTGATGTCCAGACACAAGACATACAGTCTCAGCCCCAGAGACTGCCTCAAGACTTGCCTCTTCCAGAAGTGGCAGAGGATGGTAGCACCACCCG CCGAGCCATCGAGACAGGCCCCTAACAAACGGCGGAAGCGCAAGATGTCAGGGGGCAGCACCatcagcggaggaggaggaactaataacaacaacaacaacaaaaagaagagcCCTGGCAGTGGCTTCCCTCTTTCCAGCCAAGTCCCA AAACTACACAATGAAGACAAAGGCACA GATGTGATGGTGGTGGGAGAACCCACTCTGATGGGAGGAGAGTTCGGGGATGAGGACGAGCGTCTGATCACGCGGCTGGAGAATACGCAGTTCGACGCGGCCAACGGCATCGACGACGAGGACAGCTTCAACAACTCCCCAGCGCTGGGCTCCAACTCGCCCTGGAACAACAAGGCCCCGTCCAGCCAGGAGAGCAAGAGCGACAACCCCACCTCACAGGCATCGCAGTAG
- the ldb1b gene encoding LIM domain-binding protein 1b isoform X4 has protein sequence MLDRDVGPTPMYPPTYLEPGMGRHTPYGNQTDYRIFELNKRLQNWTEECDNLWWDAFTTEFFEDDAMLTITFCLEDGPKRYTIGRTLIPRYFRSIFEGGATELYYVLKHPKESFHNNFVSLDCDQCTMVTQNGKPMFTQVCVEGRLYLEFMFDDMMRIKTWHFSIRQHRELIPRSILAMHAQDPQMLDQLSKNITRCGLSNSTLNYLRLCVILEPMQELMSRHKTYSLSPRDCLKTCLFQKWQRMVAPPAEPSRQAPNKRRKRKMSGGSTISGGGGTNNNNNNKKKSPGSGFPLSSQVPKLHNEDKGTDVMVVGEPTLMGGEFGDEDERLITRLENTQFDAANGIDDEDSFNNSPALGSNSPWNNKAPSSQESKSDNPTSQASQ, from the exons ATGCTGGACAGAGACGTGGG TCCCACCCCAATGTATCCTCCCACATACCTGGAGCCAGGAATGGG GAGGCACACACCATATGGCAACCAGACAGACTACAGAATATTTGAACTTAACAAACGGCTACAGAACTGGACAGAG GAGTGTGATAACCTGTGGTGGGACGCATTTACTACAGAGTTCTTTGAAGATGACGCCATGTTGACCATTACTTTCTGTCTGGAGGATGGACCCAAACGTTACA CAATTGGCCGGACGTTGATTCCACGGTACTTCCGGAGTATATTTGAGGGCGGTGCCACTGAGCTCTACTACGTGCTGAAACATCCCAAGGAATCCTTCCACAACAACTTTGTCTCCCTCGACTGTGATCAGTGCACCATGGTCACTCAGAATGGAAAGCCCATGTTCACACAG GTGTGTGTAGAGGGCCGCTTGTAtctggagttcatgtttgaCGACATGATGAGGATAAAGACGTGGCACTTCAGCATCAGACAACACCGTGAACTCATCCCCCGCAGTATACTGGCCATGCAT GCCCAGGACCCACAGATGCTGGACCAGCTGTCCAAAAATATAACAAGATGTGGCCTGTCAAACTCCACCCTTAACTACCTCCGA CTGTGTGTGATCCTTGAGCCCATGCAGGAGCTGATGTCCAGACACAAGACATACAGTCTCAGCCCCAGAGACTGCCTCAAGACTTGCCTCTTCCAGAAGTGGCAGAGGATGGTAGCACCACCCG CCGAGCCATCGAGACAGGCCCCTAACAAACGGCGGAAGCGCAAGATGTCAGGGGGCAGCACCatcagcggaggaggaggaactaataacaacaacaacaacaaaaagaagagcCCTGGCAGTGGCTTCCCTCTTTCCAGCCAAGTCCCA AAACTACACAATGAAGACAAAGGCACA GATGTGATGGTGGTGGGAGAACCCACTCTGATGGGAGGAGAGTTCGGGGATGAGGACGAGCGTCTGATCACGCGGCTGGAGAATACGCAGTTCGACGCGGCCAACGGCATCGACGACGAGGACAGCTTCAACAACTCCCCAGCGCTGGGCTCCAACTCGCCCTGGAACAACAAGGCCCCGTCCAGCCAGGAGAGCAAGAGCGACAACCCCACCTCACAGGCATCGCAGTAG